The proteins below come from a single Fusarium verticillioides 7600 chromosome 3, whole genome shotgun sequence genomic window:
- a CDS encoding CAMK/CAMK1/CAMK1-CMK protein kinase, giving the protein MSFAGMLNRLHGQPESYDKKAKYRFGRTLGAGTYGVVREADGPTGKVAVKIILKRNVKGNEQMVYDELEMLQKLKHPHIVKFVDWFESRDKFYIVTQLATGGELFDRICEQGKFTEKDAAETIKQILLAVDFLHKNNIVHRDLKPENLLYLSKDPDSDLVLADFGIAKMLDGKGESLKTMAGSFGYAAPEVMRKEGHGKPVDMWSMGVITYTLLCGYSPFRSENLQDLIRECTENSVVFHERYWKDVSNDAKDFILHLINPDADQRWTSEEALGHIWLTGENATDYNLLPEIKSFRARSRFRRIIEKIKLQARIEKLKAMEEDPENSDLSAIFSEVARAKLADDKEEKEVLRVTQEVEKDAKRRSFQA; this is encoded by the exons ATGAGTT TCGCCGGCATGCTGAACAGGCTTCATGGCCAACCCGAGAGCTACGATAAGAA AGCTAAGTACAGGTTTGGTCGAACACTCGGTGCTGGAACATATGGAGTCGTCCGGGAGGCTGATGGCCCAACTGGCAAGGTTGCCGTCAAGATAATTCTCAAACGAAATGTGAAGGGAAACGAACAGATGGTCTacgacgagcttgagatgcttcagaaaCTCAAGCATCCTCACATTGTCAAGTTTGTTGACTGGTTCGAGTCGAGA GACAAGTTTTATATCGTGACACAGCTTGCTACCGGCGGTGAGCTCTTTGACCGCATTTGCGAGCAGGGCAAGTTCACCGAGAAGGATGCCGCTGAAACTATTAAGCAAATCCTACTTGCTGTCGATTTCCttcacaagaacaacattGTTCACAGAG ATCTCAAGCCCGAGAACCTCCTTTACCTAAGCAAAGATCCCGATTCCGACCTCGTATTGGCCGATTTCGGTATTGCCAAGATGCTCGACGGAAAGGGCGAGTCTCTCAAGACCATGGCTGGCTCTTTCGGTTATGCTGCCCCCGAGGTGATGCGCAAGGAAGGTCATGGAAAGCCTGTGGATATGTGGTCCATGGGTGTCATCACTTACACTTTGCTCTGTGGTTACTCACCTTTCCGCAGTGAGAACCTTCAGGACCTTATCCGGGAGTGCACTGAGAACTCGGTTGTCTTCCACGAGCGATACTGGAAGGACGTCAGCAACGATGCAAAAGACTTCATCTTGCATCTGATCAACCCAGATGCTGATCAGCGTTGGACCAGTGAG GAAGCTTTGGGTCATATCTGGCTCACTGGAGAGAACGCTACCGACTACAACTTGTTGCCCGAGATCAAGTCTTTCCGCGCCAGAAGCCGATTCAggcgcatcatcgagaagatcaagctccAGGCACgtatcgagaagctcaaggctatggaggaGGACCCGGAGAACTCGGATCTTTCAGCTATCTTCTCCGAGGTCGCCAGAGCAAAGCTCGCcgatgacaaggaggagaaagaagttCTCCGTGTCACTCAAGAGGTCGAAAAGGATGCCAAGCGTCGAAGTTTCCAGGCTTAA